In Rhodanobacter humi, the following are encoded in one genomic region:
- the mnmE gene encoding tRNA uridine-5-carboxymethylaminomethyl(34) synthesis GTPase MnmE gives MTVQPDDTIAAIASAPGAAGVGVLRVSGPQVPAIAQVLLGRAPQPRHAHFACFRDAQGEPIDHGLLLHFPAPASYTGEHVLELQGHGSAVLLDALLRRVCELGARLARPGEFTERAFLNGKLDLAQAEAVADLIAARSQAGARAALRSMEGVFSRKVKALLQSLIALRVHIEAAIDFPEEEIDFLADPAIAQRLDALRTQLDELLREAQRGLRLNDGLRVAIVGRPNAGKSSLLNALAGSDRAIVTAIAGTTRDVLRESVALDGVALELADTAGLRDTDDEVEREGVRRAHGELTRADAALLVTDAEHAAADLALFDALPAGAERVVLVNKIDLAHTAPHAETRDGIRWLWASAKTGDGLDALREHLKLLAGAGSGEGAFSARRRHVLALEAVRTHLAHTAHALATTRAGELAAEELRQAQHALGGITGDYTSDDLLGAIFGSFCIGK, from the coding sequence GACACCATCGCCGCCATCGCCAGCGCGCCCGGCGCCGCCGGCGTCGGTGTGCTGCGCGTGTCGGGGCCGCAGGTGCCGGCGATCGCGCAAGTCCTGCTGGGCCGTGCACCGCAACCGCGCCACGCGCACTTCGCTTGCTTCCGCGACGCGCAGGGTGAGCCGATCGACCACGGCCTGCTGCTGCACTTCCCCGCCCCCGCCTCCTACACCGGCGAGCATGTGCTGGAGCTGCAAGGCCACGGCAGCGCCGTGCTGCTCGATGCACTACTGCGCCGCGTCTGCGAACTCGGCGCGCGGCTGGCGCGTCCCGGCGAATTCACCGAGCGCGCCTTTCTCAACGGCAAGCTCGACCTCGCCCAGGCCGAAGCCGTCGCCGACCTGATCGCCGCGCGCTCGCAGGCCGGCGCGCGCGCCGCGCTGCGCTCGATGGAAGGCGTGTTCTCGCGCAAGGTCAAGGCGCTGCTGCAATCCTTGATCGCGTTGCGCGTGCACATCGAGGCCGCGATCGACTTCCCCGAGGAGGAGATCGACTTCCTCGCCGACCCCGCCATCGCGCAACGACTCGACGCGCTGCGCACGCAACTCGACGAACTGCTGCGCGAAGCGCAACGCGGCCTGCGCCTCAACGACGGCCTGCGCGTGGCCATCGTGGGCCGCCCCAACGCCGGCAAGTCCAGCCTGCTCAATGCGCTGGCCGGCAGCGACCGCGCCATCGTCACCGCCATCGCCGGCACCACCCGCGACGTGCTGCGCGAAAGCGTGGCGCTCGACGGCGTGGCGCTGGAACTCGCCGACACCGCGGGCCTGCGCGACACCGACGACGAAGTCGAACGCGAAGGCGTGCGCCGCGCCCACGGCGAACTCACGCGCGCCGACGCCGCCCTGCTGGTCACCGACGCCGAACACGCCGCCGCCGACCTCGCCCTGTTCGACGCCCTGCCCGCCGGTGCCGAGCGCGTGGTGCTCGTCAACAAGATCGACCTTGCCCACACCGCGCCGCATGCGGAAACCCGCGACGGCATCCGCTGGCTGTGGGCCTCCGCGAAAACCGGCGACGGTCTCGACGCCTTGCGCGAACACCTGAAGCTACTTGCCGGTGCCGGCAGCGGCGAAGGCGCCTTCAGCGCACGCCGCCGCCACGTGCTCGCGCTCGAAGCCGTGCGCACCCATCTCGCCCACACCGCCCACGCGCTTGCCACCACCCGCGCCGGCGAACTCGCCGCCGAGGAACTGCGCCAGGCCCAGCATGCGCTGGGCGGAATCACCGGCGACTACACCAGCGATGATCTGCTCGGCGCGATCTTCGGGTCGTTCTGCATCGGCAAGTAG
- the xerC gene encoding tyrosine recombinase XerC, with translation MSTPPQQVEAWLARLAGERQASPHTVDGYRRDLAKLTTWMEAQGIAGFAALEPNRLRQFVAAQHRAGLAPKSLQRLLSSCRSLFRQLSREGALAHDPLAGVRGPKVQRKLPVVLDVDEAASLVEAGGDGALGVRDRAMLELFYSSGLRLSELVGLRWGDLDLDGGEVRVLGKGRKTRIVPVGRHAVAALRTLGETEGRAPEAPVFRGRGGATISPRTVQARLQKLALMHGFAKHVHPHLLRHTFASHMLESSGDLRAVQELLGHADIATTQIYTHLDFQHLAKVYDAAHPRARKK, from the coding sequence GTGAGCACGCCCCCGCAGCAGGTCGAGGCCTGGCTGGCCCGCCTCGCCGGCGAGCGGCAGGCCTCGCCGCACACCGTGGACGGCTACCGCCGCGACCTCGCCAAGCTCACCACCTGGATGGAGGCGCAGGGCATCGCCGGGTTCGCCGCGCTGGAACCGAACCGCCTGCGCCAGTTCGTCGCCGCCCAGCATCGCGCGGGACTGGCGCCGAAGAGCCTGCAGCGCCTGCTGTCCTCCTGCCGCAGCCTGTTCCGCCAGTTGAGCCGCGAAGGCGCGCTGGCGCACGACCCGCTGGCCGGCGTGCGCGGCCCCAAGGTGCAGCGCAAGCTGCCGGTGGTGCTGGACGTGGACGAGGCCGCCAGCCTGGTGGAAGCGGGCGGCGATGGCGCGCTGGGCGTGCGCGATCGCGCGATGCTGGAACTGTTCTATTCCTCCGGCCTGCGCCTGTCCGAACTGGTCGGCCTGCGCTGGGGCGACCTCGACCTCGACGGCGGCGAAGTGCGCGTGCTGGGCAAGGGCCGCAAGACGCGCATCGTGCCGGTGGGCCGCCACGCCGTGGCCGCGCTGCGCACATTGGGCGAAACCGAAGGCCGGGCGCCGGAAGCGCCGGTGTTCCGCGGCCGCGGCGGCGCGACGATCAGCCCGCGCACCGTGCAGGCGCGGCTGCAGAAACTCGCACTGATGCACGGTTTCGCCAAGCACGTGCATCCCCACCTGTTGCGCCACACCTTCGCCAGCCACATGCTGGAATCCTCCGGCGACCTTCGCGCGGTGCAGGAACTGCTCGGCCACGCCGACATCGCCACCACCCAGATCTACACGCACCTGGATTTCCAGCATCTGGCGAAGGTGTACGACGCGGCGCATCCAAGGGCCCGAAAAAAGTAA
- the hslV gene encoding ATP-dependent protease subunit HslV codes for MESFHATTIISVRRNGKVVIGGDGQVTFGNTVMKANARKIRRLGKDQNVLAGFAGATADAFTLFELFEQKLDKHGNNLTRAAVEMAKEWRTDRRLGRLEAMLAVADKEASLLISGNGDVLEPEHGLIAIGSGGPYAQSAALALMENSELDARGIVERALKIAGDICIYTNHNTTIEEL; via the coding sequence ATGGAATCCTTCCACGCCACCACCATCATCAGCGTGCGCCGCAACGGCAAGGTCGTGATCGGCGGCGACGGCCAGGTCACCTTCGGCAACACGGTGATGAAGGCCAACGCGCGCAAGATCCGCCGCCTCGGCAAGGACCAGAACGTGCTGGCCGGCTTCGCCGGCGCCACCGCCGATGCGTTCACCCTGTTCGAGCTGTTCGAACAGAAGCTGGACAAGCACGGCAACAACCTCACCCGCGCCGCGGTGGAGATGGCCAAGGAATGGCGCACCGACCGCCGCCTCGGCCGGCTCGAAGCGATGCTGGCGGTGGCCGACAAGGAGGCCTCGCTCTTGATCTCCGGCAACGGCGACGTGCTGGAACCCGAGCACGGCCTGATCGCGATCGGTTCCGGCGGCCCCTACGCGCAGTCCGCCGCGCTGGCGCTGATGGAGAACAGCGAGCTGGACGCGCGCGGCATCGTCGAGCGCGCGCTGAAGATCGCCGGCGACATCTGCATCTACACCAACCACAACACCACGATCGAAGAACTGTAG
- the rbsK gene encoding ribokinase, which yields MPRIVVVGSINMDLVTLAPRFPGPGETLLGSRFLTAHGGKGANQAVAAARLGAEVAMVGALGCDAFGDQLHAGLAREGIALDHVVRLADEGSGSASITVAAGENQIIVVPAANARVSPAQVEAARDAIARADAVLVQLEIPLDAVEATLRLARRENVPVILNPAPAQKLPAEWLKLASYLTPNQHELATALGADEQTDFRELMRRAPCPVVLTRGSEGAWYRDDVHPEPAHQAGFKVDAIDTTGAGDTFNGALAVFLHEGLPAAVRKACAAAALSVTKLGAQGGMPSAHEVVALLAH from the coding sequence ATGCCCCGCATCGTCGTCGTCGGCAGCATCAACATGGACCTGGTCACGCTCGCGCCGCGCTTTCCCGGCCCGGGCGAAACCCTGCTCGGCAGCCGCTTCCTCACCGCGCACGGCGGCAAGGGCGCGAACCAGGCGGTGGCCGCCGCGCGGCTGGGCGCCGAGGTGGCGATGGTCGGCGCGCTGGGTTGCGATGCGTTCGGCGACCAGTTGCACGCCGGGCTGGCGCGCGAAGGCATCGCCCTCGACCACGTCGTCCGCCTGGCCGACGAAGGCAGCGGCAGCGCATCCATCACCGTGGCCGCAGGCGAGAACCAGATCATCGTGGTGCCCGCCGCGAACGCGCGCGTCAGCCCGGCCCAGGTCGAAGCCGCGCGCGACGCCATCGCCCGCGCCGACGCCGTGCTGGTGCAGCTGGAAATCCCGCTGGATGCCGTGGAAGCCACGCTGCGCCTGGCCCGCCGCGAAAACGTGCCGGTGATCCTCAACCCTGCGCCCGCGCAGAAGCTGCCCGCCGAGTGGCTCAAGCTCGCGAGCTACCTCACCCCGAACCAGCACGAACTCGCCACCGCACTGGGCGCCGACGAGCAAACGGACTTCCGTGAACTGATGCGCCGCGCCCCGTGCCCCGTGGTGCTCACCCGCGGCAGCGAAGGCGCCTGGTACCGCGACGACGTCCACCCCGAACCCGCGCACCAAGCCGGCTTCAAAGTCGACGCGATCGACACCACCGGCGCCGGCGACACCTTCAACGGCGCGCTCGCGGTATTCCTGCACGAAGGTTTGCCCGCGGCCGTGCGCAAGGCTTGCGCCGCCGCCGCGTTGTCGGTGACCAAGCTGGGCGCGCAGGGCGGCATGCCGTCCGCACACGAGGTGGTGGCCCTGCTCGCGCACTGA
- the hslU gene encoding ATP-dependent protease ATPase subunit HslU, which translates to MSELTPREIVNELDRYIIGQHGAKRAVAVALRSRWRRMQLPTEMRNEITPKNILMIGPTGVGKTEIARRLATLANAPFVKVEATKFTEVGYVGKDVESIIRDLADVAYKLTREQAMKRVRSQAEDRAEDRILDALLPRRQTPTDWSHDQAATPTADSDTRQKLRKQLREGALDEREIELDFAMNVGVEIMSPPGMEEMGAQLRQMFQNLGGAKSQHRKLAIKLARPLLVDEEAAKLLNDEEIRAQAVEAAEQNGIVFLDEIDKIAQRSEWGGAGVSREGVQRDLLPLVEGSTVSTKYGPLKTDHMLFIASGAFSLAKPSDLIPELQGRLPIRVELSALSVDDFKRILREPHNALTKQYVALLGTEGVSLEFTDSGIDRLAEVAYQVNERTENIGARRLHTVMERLLETISYDAADKSGEKYLIDAEQVDKSLGNLVSNEDLSRYIL; encoded by the coding sequence ATGTCCGAACTGACCCCCCGCGAAATCGTCAACGAACTCGACCGCTACATCATCGGCCAGCACGGCGCCAAGCGCGCCGTGGCGGTGGCGCTGCGCAGCCGCTGGCGGCGCATGCAGCTGCCGACGGAGATGCGCAACGAGATCACGCCGAAGAACATCCTGATGATCGGCCCCACCGGCGTGGGCAAGACCGAGATCGCGCGCCGCCTCGCCACGCTGGCGAACGCGCCGTTCGTGAAAGTGGAGGCCACCAAGTTCACTGAGGTCGGCTACGTGGGCAAGGATGTCGAATCGATCATCCGCGACCTCGCCGACGTGGCCTACAAGCTCACCCGCGAGCAGGCGATGAAGCGCGTGCGCTCGCAGGCCGAGGACCGCGCCGAGGACCGCATCCTCGACGCCCTGCTGCCGCGCCGGCAGACGCCCACCGACTGGAGCCACGACCAGGCCGCCACGCCGACCGCCGACAGCGACACCCGCCAGAAGCTGCGCAAGCAGCTGCGCGAAGGCGCGCTGGACGAGCGCGAGATCGAGCTGGATTTCGCCATGAACGTGGGCGTGGAGATCATGTCGCCGCCCGGCATGGAGGAGATGGGCGCGCAGCTGCGCCAGATGTTCCAGAACCTGGGCGGCGCCAAGAGCCAGCACCGCAAGCTGGCGATCAAGCTGGCCCGCCCGCTGCTGGTAGACGAGGAGGCCGCCAAGCTGCTCAACGACGAGGAGATCCGCGCCCAGGCGGTGGAGGCCGCCGAGCAGAACGGCATCGTCTTCCTCGACGAGATCGACAAGATCGCGCAGCGCTCCGAATGGGGCGGCGCCGGCGTCAGCCGCGAAGGCGTGCAGCGCGACCTGCTGCCGCTGGTCGAAGGCTCCACCGTATCCACCAAGTACGGCCCGCTGAAGACCGACCACATGCTGTTCATCGCCTCGGGTGCGTTCTCGCTGGCCAAGCCGTCGGACCTGATTCCGGAGCTGCAGGGCCGCCTGCCGATCCGTGTCGAGCTGTCGGCGCTCAGCGTCGACGACTTCAAGCGCATCCTGCGCGAGCCGCACAACGCGCTGACCAAGCAGTACGTGGCCCTGCTCGGCACCGAGGGCGTGAGCCTGGAGTTCACCGACTCCGGCATCGACCGGCTGGCCGAGGTGGCCTACCAGGTGAACGAGCGTACCGAGAACATCGGCGCCCGCCGCCTGCACACCGTGATGGAGCGGCTGCTGGAAACGATCTCATACGATGCGGCAGACAAATCCGGCGAAAAATACCTGATCGACGCCGAACAGGTAGACAAAAGCCTCGGAAACCTGGTCAGCAACGAAGATCTCAGCCGTTACATCCTGTAA